AACGGATTTCTCTTataaatgattaatcggggattaatcgggttttttacaacattgCTTGTAACCCTTCTAATCTGACATGTTTGGGCCTTTTGTTACACTCTATTGGCGGTGAAATACCAATGTAGCAATAGCTCAGTGGTACCTGATACCATTGAAGTTGGGACCCGGCATGTGGAAGCTTTGCCATAAAATAGGCTTAGGTTCAATCCCCACTCGCGGCAAGAATTTACAACTCTTGTGGCAGTGAGATGATGATTGCTCATGTCACATGTGTGGGGACCCGGTGAAGGTACTTTTCCGGCATCCGACTCTTTCAGGGTGGGTCTGGTGGGTTTCCTCACCAAAGGAAACACACGGTCGGGATGGCCCTGCCAAACGTACACTTTTTTGCTATATTGGTGCTATAAAGTCTGTTAGTGTCAGAGGTTAAGGTAGCATGTCCTTTTGATGCAATTCTGTTCAAATAATCTGATCCTTTTTTATGCCTGTTAATATCTAACCAGCTATCCATATCCATTTTAATGTAATAGGAAAGAAAAGAAAAGGCCAACATGACTCGAATCAAGCGGCAGTAGGTGTAAATCCTAGTTATGCTGGTGCATACGGTGCTACTCCTCCAGtaagatttttttttgttttgttttaattttttttttttcttagaaGTTGGTAATTCTCTAAACTAGTTACGTGTATGCGTGAACTGTGTACATATACACCAGatgatatataaattcatttttatgGTGTTTGATGCAGTTATCACAAATACCGTACATGGGTGGTCCTAAATCTGGTATCCCTGAGGCACCGGCCCCACCAAACAGCATATTGTTCAtccaaaatcttcctcatcaaactTCATCAATGATGCTGCAAATGCTGTTTGGACAGCACCAAGGGTTCAAGGAAGTAAGAATGGTGGAAGCAAAACCAGGAATTGCATTTATAGAGTATGGAGATGAGATGCAGGCGACCGTTGCAATGCATAGTCTCCAAGGGTTTAAGATTAATCCCGAAAGCCCTATGTTGATCACCTATGCTAAGAAGTAGATTCGCTCGTGTGTTTGTTTGACTGCCAGTAAATTATTGTGACATTTTCAATATGTCCGTTTTTAGATTGATTTTTAGTAAAGTTTTACTTCATCTAGAGATGATACGATCTTTTGCTTCTTTAATTTCTTATGTATTTTAAACATTTGCTAAATTATTCGGAGAGCCTTAGGTGTCTTATATCTCTTATCTAATCTCTAGCTTGCTCCCCACAACTACTAAGACAAGACAAAATCATTATAAATAGGCAATGACATATATGATATGTCTATGCCATATATCATACTGTATTAAAAAACATAAGATAgcaccatgatgatgatgatgatga
The window above is part of the Rutidosis leptorrhynchoides isolate AG116_Rl617_1_P2 chromosome 1, CSIRO_AGI_Rlap_v1, whole genome shotgun sequence genome. Proteins encoded here:
- the LOC139875456 gene encoding U1 small nuclear ribonucleoprotein A-like, with amino-acid sequence MAEMTVGGEPTPNCTIYINNLNEKIKLDELKKSLQAVFSQFGKILEILAFKTLKHKGQAWVVFEDASSATSAIKQMQGFPFYDKPMRIQYAKTKSDIIAKADGTFVPRERRKRHDDKGKKRKGQHDSNQAAVGVNPSYAGAYGATPPLSQIPYMGGPKSGIPEAPAPPNSILFIQNLPHQTSSMMLQMLFGQHQGFKEVRMVEAKPGIAFIEYGDEMQATVAMHSLQGFKINPESPMLITYAKK